A section of the Enterobacter sp. C2 genome encodes:
- the arsC gene encoding glutaredoxin-dependent arsenate reductase has product MSNITIYHNPACGTSRNTLEMIRNSGTEPTIIYYLDTPPTRDKLISLISDMGITVRALLRTNVEPYEQLGLDEEAFSDEQLIGFMLQHPILINRPIVVTPLGTRLCRPSEKVLDILPEGQKGAFTKEDGEKVINEKGTRV; this is encoded by the coding sequence ATGAGCAATATTACTATTTATCACAACCCGGCCTGTGGCACCTCACGTAACACGCTGGAGATGATCCGTAACAGCGGTACTGAACCGACTATTATTTACTACCTTGATACGCCACCGACCCGCGATAAGCTTATTAGCCTTATTTCAGATATGGGGATAACGGTACGTGCTTTATTGCGTACAAACGTTGAGCCTTATGAGCAGCTTGGCCTTGATGAAGAGGCATTTTCTGATGAGCAGTTGATCGGTTTTATGCTTCAGCATCCGATTCTGATTAATCGGCCGATAGTAGTAACGCCGCTTGGCACACGTCTTTGTCGCCCCTCAGAAAAGGTGCTGGATATTCTGCCTGAAGGTCAGAAAGGCGCTTTTACCAAAGAGGATGGTGAAAAGGTCATTAACGAAAAGGGGACGCGGGTTTAA
- a CDS encoding MBL fold metallo-hydrolase: protein MQLTQIRNATLKLNYAGVRFLIDPMLSEKDAWPGFPGTARSHLRNPMVALPVSVEDLLDVDVIIVTHTHQDHWDEAAQQLIPKDRVIYTHNESDASLLRSQGFTAVSVLADTNVIAGINVVKTDGQHGSDEAYAIPDVAERLGDACGLVFSVEGEKTLYVAGDTIWVAPYVESLEKYAPDVVVLNMGLATVDGIGAIIMGKQDALRTLEVLPSATVVASHMEAVNHCLLSRDELRTYAAENGIQDRVLVPEDGETLNF, encoded by the coding sequence ATGCAACTGACTCAAATACGTAATGCCACGCTGAAACTCAACTATGCTGGCGTCCGCTTCCTTATCGATCCGATGCTCTCTGAAAAGGATGCCTGGCCCGGTTTTCCCGGCACTGCCCGTTCTCATCTGCGCAATCCCATGGTCGCGCTGCCGGTTTCCGTGGAAGATCTGCTCGACGTGGACGTGATTATCGTGACGCACACGCATCAGGATCACTGGGACGAGGCGGCTCAGCAGCTGATCCCAAAAGACCGCGTGATTTATACCCATAATGAGAGTGATGCATCCCTGTTGCGCTCGCAGGGCTTCACCGCCGTCAGCGTGCTGGCTGACACCAATGTCATTGCGGGTATTAACGTGGTTAAAACCGATGGTCAACACGGCAGCGACGAAGCGTACGCCATCCCTGACGTTGCTGAGCGGCTGGGCGACGCGTGCGGTTTGGTCTTTTCTGTGGAAGGTGAAAAGACGCTGTACGTAGCCGGAGATACAATTTGGGTAGCGCCGTACGTCGAAAGTCTGGAAAAATATGCGCCTGACGTTGTGGTACTGAACATGGGTCTGGCGACGGTTGATGGGATCGGTGCCATTATCATGGGTAAGCAGGACGCGCTGCGCACGCTTGAGGTGCTGCCGTCGGCCACGGTGGTGGCATCACACATGGAGGCGGTTAATCATTGCCTGCTGAGCCGGGACGAGCTGCGTACGTATGCTGCTGAAAATGGCATTCAGGACAGGGTGCTGGTGCCGGAAGACGGCGAGACGCTGAATTTCTGA
- a CDS encoding PTS mannose/fructose/sorbose/N-acetylgalactosamine transporter subunit IIC, giving the protein MVEALLLGLVAFIAQSEYALGTSLISRPIVTGLLTGLVLGDVQTGIIMGATLELAFIGSFSVGASIPPDVVTGGVLGVAFAITSGAGTETALLLGLPIATLTLVLKNVYLGMFIPMLNQKADAYADEANTRGIERMHLIAGFGLSLMLATVVTVSFLVGSSAVKSLLDAIPEFIKHGLSVATGIIPALGFAMLARLLINKKVAPYFFLGFALMAYLKIPVTGIAILGAIVAVIMVNVTAFTTPRATTEQGVSHDDEDDF; this is encoded by the coding sequence ATGGTAGAGGCACTTTTACTCGGACTGGTGGCGTTTATCGCCCAGTCGGAATATGCCCTGGGCACCTCGTTAATATCCCGGCCCATTGTCACCGGCTTATTAACCGGTCTGGTGCTGGGTGATGTCCAGACAGGCATTATCATGGGCGCGACGCTGGAGCTGGCTTTTATCGGCTCCTTCTCCGTGGGCGCATCCATTCCGCCGGACGTCGTGACCGGTGGCGTGCTGGGCGTGGCGTTCGCCATCACCTCCGGCGCGGGGACTGAAACGGCGCTGCTGCTGGGACTGCCCATCGCCACCCTGACGCTGGTGTTAAAGAATGTCTATCTTGGGATGTTTATCCCAATGCTCAACCAGAAGGCGGATGCCTATGCCGACGAGGCCAATACCCGTGGCATAGAGCGGATGCACCTGATCGCCGGGTTTGGCCTGTCGCTGATGCTGGCCACGGTGGTGACCGTCTCCTTCCTGGTGGGCAGCAGCGCGGTCAAGTCCCTGCTGGACGCCATTCCGGAGTTCATTAAGCACGGCCTGAGCGTGGCGACGGGCATTATTCCGGCGCTGGGCTTTGCCATGTTGGCCCGGCTGCTGATCAACAAAAAGGTCGCGCCTTACTTTTTCCTCGGCTTTGCCCTGATGGCCTATCTGAAAATTCCGGTCACCGGCATTGCGATCCTCGGCGCTATCGTGGCCGTGATTATGGTCAACGTCACCGCCTTTACCACGCCTCGCGCCACCACAGAGCAAGGAGTCAGCCATGACGACGAAGATGATTTCTGA
- the rimO gene encoding 30S ribosomal protein S12 methylthiotransferase RimO, which translates to MSIQQPRIGFVSLGCPKNLVDSERILTELRTEGYDVVPRYDDADMVIVNTCGFIDSAVQESLEAIGEALNENGKVIVTGCLGAKVDQIREVHPKVLEITGPHSYEQVLEHVHHYVPKPKHNPFLSLVPEQGVKLTPRHYAYLKISEGCNHRCTFCIIPSMRGDLDSRPIGDVLAEAKRLVDAGVKELLVISQDTSAYGVDVKHRTGFYNGSPVKTSMVSLCEELSKLGVWVRLHYVYPYPHVDDVIPLMAEGKILPYLDIPMQHASPRILKLMKRPGSVDRQLARIKQWREVCPELTLRSTFIVGFPGETEEDFQMLLDFLVEARLDRVGCFKYSPVEGATANELPDQVPEEIKEERWNRFMQLQQQISAERLQEKVGREILVIIDEVDEEGAIGRSMADAPEIDGAVYLNGETNVKPGDVVRVKVENADEYDLWGTRV; encoded by the coding sequence ATGAGCATACAACAACCGCGTATTGGCTTTGTCTCCCTGGGCTGCCCGAAAAACCTGGTGGATTCCGAACGCATTCTTACCGAACTGCGCACCGAGGGTTATGATGTGGTGCCGCGTTACGACGATGCCGATATGGTGATCGTTAACACCTGCGGCTTTATCGATAGCGCCGTGCAGGAGTCGCTGGAGGCGATTGGCGAAGCCCTGAATGAGAACGGCAAGGTGATCGTCACCGGCTGTCTGGGGGCAAAAGTGGATCAGATCCGCGAAGTGCACCCGAAGGTGCTGGAGATCACCGGTCCGCACAGCTATGAGCAGGTTCTGGAGCACGTGCATCACTATGTGCCAAAACCAAAGCATAACCCGTTCCTGAGCCTGGTACCGGAACAGGGCGTCAAGCTGACCCCGCGCCACTACGCCTACCTGAAAATTTCCGAAGGCTGCAACCACCGCTGCACCTTCTGCATTATTCCGTCCATGCGTGGCGATCTCGACAGCCGTCCGATTGGCGACGTGCTGGCCGAGGCCAAGCGTCTGGTTGACGCGGGCGTGAAAGAGCTGCTGGTGATCTCGCAGGACACCTCCGCCTACGGCGTTGACGTTAAGCACCGCACCGGCTTCTACAACGGCTCGCCAGTGAAAACCAGCATGGTCAGCCTGTGCGAAGAGCTGTCTAAGCTCGGCGTCTGGGTGCGTCTGCACTACGTCTACCCTTACCCGCACGTTGACGACGTCATCCCGCTGATGGCCGAAGGCAAGATCCTGCCGTATCTGGATATCCCGATGCAGCACGCCAGTCCGCGCATCCTCAAGCTGATGAAGCGCCCAGGCTCGGTGGATCGTCAGCTGGCCCGCATCAAGCAGTGGCGTGAAGTCTGCCCTGAGCTGACCCTGCGCTCGACCTTTATCGTCGGCTTCCCCGGTGAAACCGAGGAAGATTTCCAGATGCTGCTCGACTTCCTCGTTGAAGCGCGTCTGGACCGCGTGGGCTGCTTCAAATACAGCCCGGTAGAAGGCGCGACCGCTAACGAATTACCGGATCAGGTGCCGGAAGAGATAAAAGAAGAGCGCTGGAACCGCTTTATGCAGCTGCAGCAGCAGATCTCTGCCGAGCGTCTGCAGGAGAAGGTGGGCCGTGAGATCCTGGTGATTATCGATGAAGTCGATGAAGAAGGCGCGATTGGCCGCAGCATGGCCGATGCACCAGAGATCGACGGCGCGGTCTACCTTAACGGCGAAACCAACGTGAAGCCGGGCGACGTTGTCCGCGTGAAGGTTGAAAACGCCGACGAATACGACCTGTGGGGTACCCGGGTTTAA
- a CDS encoding SIS domain-containing protein, giving the protein MLPTMMTYIEEEPTALETILREHRHSLAAIEAFARERPVQRLLLLATGSSFNAALCARDLFERRYGLRVEIKEPYNFVHYETVDPHTDLVIAVSQSGKSASTLAAMEKVQAAGLPVFALTSDPQSPIGKGSDYVLDINTGIEQVGFVTRGFSATVLNLLLIALTLARAQKQIADEEAQATLHQLSQLAAAIPQAIAQTEAFFDRHQATLQSGTRFVAIGYGALTGVAKEFETKFTETVRVPSNGFELEAYMHGPYLEANAQHVMFFIEDAPDRRLRALRDYMAPAVNQTFLVTLSEEQDPQTLALNFPLEHDLASLLLIVPIQVLAWRTACAKGIDLSVRIFDDFDRVLKSKI; this is encoded by the coding sequence ATGTTACCAACCATGATGACCTATATCGAAGAGGAGCCTACGGCGCTGGAGACGATCCTCCGCGAGCATCGGCATAGCCTGGCGGCGATTGAGGCCTTTGCCCGCGAGCGCCCGGTGCAGCGCCTGCTGCTGCTGGCGACCGGGTCCTCGTTTAACGCCGCCCTCTGCGCGCGGGATCTTTTCGAGCGGCGCTACGGTCTGCGGGTGGAGATCAAAGAGCCGTATAACTTTGTCCACTATGAAACCGTCGATCCGCACACCGATCTGGTGATTGCTGTATCCCAGAGCGGCAAGAGTGCCTCGACGCTGGCGGCGATGGAGAAGGTTCAGGCGGCGGGGCTGCCGGTATTTGCCCTGACTTCAGATCCGCAAAGCCCCATCGGCAAGGGCAGCGATTACGTGCTGGATATCAATACCGGCATCGAGCAGGTGGGCTTCGTCACCCGGGGTTTCAGCGCCACGGTGCTGAACCTGCTGCTGATTGCACTTACCCTCGCCCGGGCGCAAAAGCAGATTGCGGATGAAGAGGCGCAGGCTACGCTGCATCAGCTTAGCCAGCTCGCCGCCGCCATTCCTCAGGCGATAGCCCAGACGGAGGCGTTTTTCGATCGCCATCAGGCCACCTTGCAAAGCGGGACGCGTTTTGTGGCTATCGGCTATGGGGCGTTGACCGGCGTGGCAAAAGAGTTTGAGACCAAGTTCACCGAAACGGTTCGCGTGCCGTCCAATGGCTTTGAGCTGGAGGCTTACATGCATGGCCCCTATCTGGAAGCCAATGCCCAGCACGTGATGTTTTTTATTGAGGATGCGCCAGACAGACGCCTGCGGGCACTGCGGGACTACATGGCTCCGGCGGTAAACCAGACCTTCCTGGTGACCCTAAGCGAGGAGCAGGATCCCCAGACGCTGGCCCTCAACTTCCCGCTAGAGCACGACCTCGCCTCGCTGCTGCTGATTGTGCCGATACAGGTACTGGCCTGGCGTACGGCGTGTGCCAAAGGGATCGATCTTTCGGTGCGTATTTTTGATGACTTTGACCGCGTATTAAAAAGTAAGATCTAA
- a CDS encoding PTS system mannose/fructose/sorbose family transporter subunit IID: MTTKMISEETLPDVQDEKVITARDLRRVFWRSFQMEFSWNYERQMNLAFVYTLIPVLKKLYPQKEDLRIALKRHLVFFNTTPHIVTLLLGITTAMEEKNSQQKTIDAGAIDNVKASLMGPLAGLGDSFFWGTLRLIATGIGTSLALQGSILGPILFLLVFNVPHILVRWFFTRWGYVLGTGVLQRVQQSGMMESLTYGASIMGLMVVGAMTASMINITIPISFGTGEAKTEVQDIINNVMPCLLPLISFGIVYWLLGRRVKPLTIIGGMALVGIFGSWIGLF, from the coding sequence ATGACGACGAAGATGATTTCTGAAGAGACCCTGCCTGACGTGCAGGATGAGAAGGTCATCACTGCCCGGGATCTGCGCCGCGTCTTTTGGCGCTCCTTCCAGATGGAGTTCTCCTGGAACTACGAGCGGCAGATGAACCTGGCCTTTGTCTACACCCTCATTCCGGTGCTGAAAAAGCTCTATCCGCAGAAAGAGGATCTCAGGATCGCCCTGAAGCGTCACCTGGTGTTCTTTAACACCACGCCGCACATCGTCACCCTGCTGCTGGGCATTACCACGGCGATGGAGGAGAAGAACAGCCAGCAGAAAACCATCGATGCCGGGGCGATTGATAACGTAAAGGCGTCGCTTATGGGACCGCTGGCGGGATTAGGCGACTCCTTTTTCTGGGGGACGCTACGCCTGATCGCGACGGGGATCGGCACCAGCCTGGCGCTGCAGGGCAGTATTCTCGGGCCGATCCTCTTTCTGCTGGTGTTTAACGTCCCGCACATTCTGGTGCGCTGGTTCTTTACCCGCTGGGGCTACGTGCTCGGTACCGGGGTGCTTCAGCGCGTTCAGCAGAGCGGCATGATGGAGAGCCTGACCTACGGCGCATCGATAATGGGGCTGATGGTGGTGGGGGCGATGACCGCCTCGATGATCAACATCACTATCCCCATCAGCTTTGGCACGGGAGAGGCGAAGACCGAGGTGCAGGACATTATCAACAACGTCATGCCCTGCCTGCTGCCGCTCATCAGCTTTGGCATCGTCTACTGGCTGCTGGGCCGCAGGGTAAAACCGCTCACCATTATCGGTGGGATGGCGCTGGTGGGCATTTTCGGCTCGTGGATTGGCCTGTTTTAA
- a CDS encoding SIS domain-containing protein, whose translation MLGFNQDEYLTSAREIVAARKQAEQAADEIFQQEYDALFFASVGGSLAPMMAINAFAKEMTTLPVYLEQAAELIHTGHKKLTKQSVVVTLSKSGDTKESVELAEWCKAQGIRVVAITKNSDSPLASAAGWHIPMRHKNGVEYEYMLLYWFFFRLVNRNGEFADYDRFASQLELLPENLLQAKIKFDPQADDIARKYHTSDYMMWIGGAEMWGEVYLFSMCILEEMQWKRTKSVTSAEFFHGTLELLEKEIPLFLVKGEGKCRALDERVERFAAKITDHLVVIDPRDYALNGIDDAFRGILAPCVASTLLVDRLAAHFEHYTGHSLDIRRYYRQFEY comes from the coding sequence ATGTTGGGTTTTAATCAGGACGAGTACCTGACGAGTGCTCGTGAGATCGTTGCTGCGCGTAAACAGGCTGAGCAGGCCGCTGATGAGATATTTCAGCAAGAATATGATGCCCTATTTTTTGCCTCGGTCGGGGGCTCCCTGGCACCAATGATGGCCATTAATGCCTTTGCCAAAGAGATGACCACGCTGCCGGTTTACCTTGAGCAGGCCGCGGAGTTAATTCATACCGGGCATAAGAAATTAACTAAGCAATCGGTGGTGGTCACGCTCTCTAAATCCGGTGATACCAAAGAGTCCGTAGAGCTTGCCGAATGGTGTAAGGCGCAGGGGATCCGCGTTGTTGCCATTACCAAAAACAGCGACTCTCCGCTGGCCAGCGCGGCAGGCTGGCATATTCCGATGCGCCACAAAAACGGCGTGGAATATGAGTATATGCTGCTCTACTGGTTCTTTTTCCGTCTGGTTAACCGTAACGGTGAATTTGCAGACTATGACCGTTTTGCCAGCCAGCTGGAATTATTACCGGAGAACCTATTACAGGCGAAAATAAAGTTTGATCCGCAGGCAGATGACATCGCGCGTAAATACCACACCAGCGACTATATGATGTGGATTGGCGGCGCGGAGATGTGGGGCGAAGTCTATCTCTTCTCAATGTGTATTCTCGAGGAGATGCAGTGGAAACGCACCAAATCCGTCACCTCGGCCGAGTTTTTCCACGGCACGCTGGAGCTGCTGGAGAAAGAGATCCCGCTGTTTCTGGTGAAGGGGGAGGGGAAATGTCGAGCGCTGGATGAGCGGGTTGAGCGTTTTGCAGCGAAGATCACGGATCATCTGGTGGTGATTGATCCGCGGGACTATGCCCTTAATGGGATTGATGATGCGTTTCGCGGGATCCTTGCCCCTTGCGTAGCATCGACGCTGCTGGTGGATCGGCTGGCGGCCCATTTTGAGCACTATACCGGCCACAGTCTCGATATTCGCCGCTACTACCGGCAGTTCGAGTATTAA
- a CDS encoding metalloregulator ArsR/SmtB family transcription factor — MLQPVQLFKILSDETRLAIVMLLRECGELCVCDLCAVTAQSQPKISRHMAILREAELVLDRREGKWIHYRLSPHMPAWAAETIATSWHCLREDVRHRLAKSTCTAC; from the coding sequence ATGCTACAGCCTGTTCAGCTTTTCAAAATATTGTCGGATGAGACACGCCTTGCAATTGTCATGCTCCTACGGGAGTGTGGCGAGTTGTGCGTCTGCGATCTCTGTGCGGTTACCGCGCAGTCCCAGCCTAAAATCTCGCGGCATATGGCGATCCTCCGCGAGGCAGAGCTGGTTCTTGACCGGCGTGAAGGCAAATGGATCCACTATCGTCTGTCGCCCCACATGCCGGCGTGGGCGGCGGAGACGATCGCCACCTCCTGGCACTGTCTGCGGGAGGATGTGCGTCACCGGCTGGCAAAATCGACCTGTACCGCCTGCTGA
- a CDS encoding biofilm formation regulator BssR codes for MTVDRQKRSLLRKLANASIDLAAYVQLRKAKGYMSVSESNYLRDSFFELSKQIRGLERHAYVVPDAREREALCRAEGALSAAGICLMSGHHDCPNYIAVNVETLDRCLKTLNVCIQNLSEQAPLAMES; via the coding sequence ATGACCGTTGACAGACAGAAACGAAGCCTGCTGAGAAAACTTGCAAACGCCAGCATCGATCTTGCGGCGTACGTCCAGCTCAGAAAGGCGAAGGGTTACATGTCAGTCAGCGAAAGCAACTATCTGCGTGACAGCTTTTTTGAATTATCAAAACAAATACGCGGCCTGGAGCGACACGCGTATGTCGTGCCGGATGCCAGAGAACGTGAAGCGCTGTGCCGGGCAGAGGGAGCACTCTCCGCTGCGGGTATCTGCTTAATGAGTGGGCACCATGACTGCCCGAACTATATTGCTGTAAACGTAGAGACGCTTGATCGCTGTCTTAAAACCCTCAACGTATGTATTCAGAACCTCAGCGAGCAAGCACCGCTGGCAATGGAGTCCTGA
- a CDS encoding PTS sugar transporter subunit IIA, whose protein sequence is MKRHYIFASHGTLARGVLDSVELILGKQADISTLCAYVEEQRDLTEQVTELMQQIPDEDEVVVITDIFAGSVNNEFVRFLQRPRFHLVAGLNLPLVIDLLISSDEPDTGKLIEEALISSRESIQYCNYTISSAMQADKDF, encoded by the coding sequence ATGAAACGACACTACATATTTGCCAGCCATGGCACCCTTGCCCGGGGCGTGCTCGACTCTGTTGAGCTGATCCTCGGTAAACAGGCGGATATTTCGACGCTCTGCGCCTACGTTGAGGAGCAGCGGGATTTAACCGAGCAGGTCACGGAGTTAATGCAGCAGATCCCTGATGAAGACGAAGTGGTGGTCATTACCGATATCTTCGCTGGCAGCGTAAATAACGAATTTGTTCGTTTTCTGCAGCGGCCCCGTTTCCATCTGGTGGCGGGCCTCAATCTGCCGCTGGTGATCGATCTGCTTATTTCCAGCGACGAGCCTGATACCGGGAAGCTTATCGAGGAGGCGTTAATAAGCTCCCGGGAGAGCATTCAATACTGTAACTACACCATCTCCAGCGCAATGCAGGCGGATAAAGATTTCTAA
- a CDS encoding PTS sugar transporter subunit IIB, which produces MITLVRVDHRLLHGQVAFSWTQYVGADCILIANDSVPNDELRKTTIKLAKPPSVKLVIKNIADSIEAIKSGVTDKYTLFIVVESVEDAWRLAREIPEIKSINLGGIKAKEGSRNISKAVNLLPDEITRLNELVEQGVEIEIRQVPNDRKQLITECL; this is translated from the coding sequence ATGATTACGTTAGTGCGGGTAGACCATCGTTTATTGCACGGCCAGGTGGCGTTCTCATGGACACAATACGTGGGTGCAGACTGCATTCTGATTGCCAATGACAGCGTCCCTAATGACGAGCTGCGTAAAACCACCATCAAGCTGGCTAAGCCGCCGTCGGTGAAGCTGGTAATTAAGAATATCGCTGACTCGATAGAAGCCATTAAAAGCGGCGTTACCGACAAATATACGCTGTTTATCGTCGTGGAGTCGGTAGAGGATGCCTGGCGCCTGGCCCGCGAGATACCGGAAATTAAAAGTATCAACCTCGGCGGAATAAAGGCCAAAGAGGGCAGCAGAAATATCTCGAAGGCGGTGAATCTGCTGCCTGACGAAATTACCAGGCTCAATGAACTGGTGGAACAGGGGGTTGAAATTGAGATCCGCCAGGTTCCCAACGATCGCAAGCAGCTCATAACGGAATGTTTGTAA
- a CDS encoding arsenic transporter — protein sequence MLLAGSLFLLTLVLVIWQPRGLSIGWSASIGATLALVTGVIHIDDIPVVWNIVWNATAAFIAVIVISLLLDESGFFEWAALHVARWGNGRGRLLFSWIVLLGATVAALFANDGAALILTPIVIAMLLALGFSKETTLAFVMAAGFIADTASLPLIVSNLVNIVSADFFGLGFTRYASVMIPVDLAAIAATLVMLHLFFRKDIPATYDVSLLKAPASAIKDPATFRTGWIVLVLLLVGFFVLEPLGIPVSAIAAAGAAVLFVVAKRGHAIDTGKVLRGAPWQIVIFSLGMYLVVYGLRNAGLTDTLSAVLSQMADRGLWTATLGTGFLTAFLSSVMNNMPTVLIGALSIDGSAATGIVKEAMIYANVIGCDLGPKITPIGSLATLLWLHVLAQKNMTIAWGYYFRTGIMMTLPVLFVTLAALAWRLSVTV from the coding sequence ATGCTTTTGGCAGGGAGTCTTTTTTTACTGACGCTGGTGTTGGTCATCTGGCAGCCCAGGGGCCTCAGTATCGGCTGGAGCGCAAGCATTGGGGCCACGCTGGCGCTGGTGACCGGGGTCATTCACATTGATGATATCCCTGTTGTCTGGAACATCGTCTGGAACGCGACGGCGGCATTTATTGCAGTGATCGTTATCAGCCTGCTGCTGGATGAGTCCGGTTTCTTTGAATGGGCGGCCCTGCATGTTGCCCGCTGGGGTAACGGGCGTGGTCGGCTGCTGTTTAGCTGGATTGTTCTTCTGGGTGCTACCGTCGCCGCGCTGTTTGCCAACGATGGCGCAGCGCTGATCCTGACGCCGATTGTGATTGCGATGCTGCTCGCATTAGGATTCAGCAAAGAGACCACGCTGGCCTTCGTGATGGCCGCGGGGTTTATTGCGGATACCGCCAGTCTGCCGCTGATTGTCTCTAACCTGGTCAATATTGTCTCGGCGGATTTCTTCGGTCTGGGCTTCACCCGGTACGCCTCTGTCATGATCCCCGTGGACCTGGCTGCCATTGCGGCCACGCTGGTTATGCTGCATCTCTTTTTCAGGAAAGATATTCCGGCGACCTATGACGTTTCACTCCTGAAGGCACCCGCCAGTGCGATAAAGGATCCGGCGACGTTCAGGACAGGCTGGATTGTGCTGGTGCTTCTTCTGGTCGGTTTCTTTGTTCTGGAGCCTCTGGGGATCCCTGTCAGCGCGATAGCGGCAGCCGGCGCGGCAGTGCTGTTTGTAGTGGCGAAAAGAGGGCATGCGATCGACACAGGAAAAGTATTGCGCGGTGCGCCCTGGCAGATCGTGATTTTCTCGCTGGGTATGTACCTGGTGGTCTATGGCCTGCGCAATGCGGGACTCACCGATACACTCTCCGCCGTGCTGAGTCAGATGGCAGACAGGGGTTTATGGACAGCCACGCTCGGTACCGGCTTCCTGACGGCGTTCCTCTCTTCGGTGATGAACAATATGCCGACGGTGTTGATTGGCGCCCTGTCGATTGACGGGAGCGCAGCGACCGGCATCGTCAAAGAGGCAATGATTTACGCTAACGTCATTGGCTGCGATTTAGGCCCGAAAATTACCCCGATTGGCAGCCTGGCGACCCTGCTGTGGCTGCACGTGCTGGCGCAGAAAAATATGACCATCGCCTGGGGGTATTACTTCCGCACCGGCATTATGATGACTCTGCCCGTACTGTTCGTCACGCTGGCCGCGCTGGCGTGGCGGCTCTCTGTCACTGTGTAA
- a CDS encoding helix-turn-helix domain-containing protein has product MSALRVVVIATSGFSPFHFSVPSMVFDKAMPEPGLFSVEICAEQPGTVASDIGISINVDHGLELLDVADIIIVPFWEHPETRPAPELLDALRCAWQHGAEVVGLCLGAYVLAYAGLLNNRRASTHWEFERDFAERFPEVRLDSNALYTSDERLITSAGTAAGIDCCLNIVREHYGTALANRVARRMVIPPYREGGQAQFIEHAVPETTRDEQINDLIDYLRRNLNKRHDIDSLAGFSGMSRRTLTRHFIKATGMTVGDWLSAQRLQRSQELLETTDHSIETVSSLAGYQSPVSFRQSFKARFNVSPSEWRRTFRGPGLI; this is encoded by the coding sequence ATGTCCGCTCTGCGCGTTGTCGTTATCGCCACATCGGGTTTCAGCCCGTTTCATTTCTCCGTACCGTCCATGGTATTCGACAAGGCGATGCCGGAGCCGGGCCTGTTTAGCGTGGAGATTTGTGCAGAGCAGCCGGGAACCGTGGCGTCTGATATCGGTATTTCCATCAATGTGGATCACGGGCTTGAGCTACTGGATGTTGCAGATATTATTATTGTGCCGTTCTGGGAGCATCCCGAAACGCGGCCAGCGCCGGAACTGCTGGATGCACTGCGCTGTGCCTGGCAACACGGGGCTGAAGTGGTGGGATTGTGCCTCGGGGCTTATGTTCTCGCCTACGCCGGGCTGCTTAACAATCGCAGGGCTTCCACGCACTGGGAGTTTGAACGGGATTTTGCCGAACGCTTTCCGGAGGTGCGGCTTGACAGCAACGCACTCTATACCAGCGATGAACGTCTTATTACCTCAGCCGGGACGGCTGCAGGCATTGACTGCTGCCTGAATATCGTACGTGAACACTACGGAACAGCGCTTGCTAATCGCGTAGCCCGCAGGATGGTTATTCCCCCTTACCGGGAAGGGGGGCAGGCGCAGTTTATTGAGCACGCGGTGCCAGAGACGACACGCGATGAGCAGATTAATGACCTTATCGACTACCTGCGTCGCAACCTGAATAAGCGGCATGATATTGACTCCCTTGCTGGCTTCTCTGGTATGAGCCGGCGCACGCTGACGCGACACTTCATCAAGGCAACCGGTATGACCGTGGGAGACTGGCTCAGCGCCCAACGCCTGCAGCGCAGCCAGGAGCTGCTGGAGACCACGGATCACAGCATCGAAACCGTGTCGTCGCTAGCGGGCTACCAGTCGCCGGTCTCTTTCCGGCAGAGCTTCAAGGCGCGATTTAACGTCAGTCCCAGCGAGTGGCGCAGAACCTTCCGGGGGCCTGGTCTGATTTAA